One window from the genome of Chloroflexota bacterium encodes:
- a CDS encoding nodulation protein NfeD — MNRQIGTTTFRPSAPSFAMGHVGPDAWREPADPLRHAAPAVLALLFGFLCLLQVLVPGHFLPLVHDSLPSVSGRDSTDRSALAQAITPDQPSRSPVFVADVRGIINPVMAGYVTRVIDEAETAGASLVVLEMDTPGGLDTSMREITQRILAARVPVAVFVYPPGSRAASAGVFITYSAHIAAMAPSTNIGSAHPVSLGSNGEEQQSSTMVDKITNDAVASIRSMAELRGRNADWAEEAVRTSANLQSSEALKQNVVDVIADDLPALLRSLDGRSVHVGSADVTLNVADAPLEFRSMNGIERFFHTISDPTVAYLLLSLGGLALIYELASPGAVLPGVVGGISVLLALYSLGTLPINMAGVGLILFALVLLFADLAVAGSGVLTVGGILSFLLGSMLLATAPQSQAFVRVSAPAVVTMSLAFAGFFTFVVAAILRGRRRPVFVGIETLPGARGVARSDIGASGTVLVDGELWQASAADPDTPIPSGSPVRVVSVSGLRVVVRAE; from the coding sequence ATGAACCGCCAAATCGGGACCACGACCTTCAGGCCTTCTGCCCCGTCGTTCGCGATGGGGCACGTTGGTCCGGATGCATGGCGCGAGCCTGCTGATCCGCTACGCCACGCGGCCCCGGCCGTTCTTGCGCTTCTCTTCGGCTTTCTTTGCCTTCTTCAGGTGCTTGTGCCAGGCCACTTTCTTCCGCTTGTTCACGATTCACTCCCGTCGGTGTCTGGGCGCGATTCTACTGACCGATCGGCGCTGGCGCAAGCGATCACCCCTGACCAGCCTTCTCGCTCCCCCGTCTTCGTCGCCGACGTTCGCGGGATCATCAACCCGGTCATGGCCGGATACGTGACACGCGTGATCGACGAGGCCGAGACCGCCGGGGCGAGCCTCGTCGTCTTAGAGATGGACACGCCCGGCGGCCTCGACACCTCCATGCGCGAGATCACGCAGCGGATCCTCGCCGCGCGCGTTCCCGTCGCCGTGTTCGTATACCCGCCAGGATCCCGGGCCGCGTCGGCCGGGGTCTTTATCACCTACTCGGCCCATATCGCTGCTATGGCTCCGTCCACGAACATCGGCTCGGCCCATCCAGTGTCGCTCGGCAGTAACGGGGAGGAGCAACAGTCGTCCACCATGGTGGACAAGATCACCAATGACGCCGTGGCGTCCATTCGCTCGATGGCGGAGCTACGGGGAAGGAATGCCGATTGGGCGGAAGAGGCGGTGCGGACCAGCGCGAATCTCCAATCGTCGGAAGCGCTGAAGCAGAACGTGGTGGACGTGATCGCGGACGACCTCCCCGCCCTCTTGCGTAGCCTCGACGGCCGGTCGGTGCACGTGGGATCGGCGGACGTCACGCTCAACGTTGCCGACGCTCCCCTCGAATTCCGGTCGATGAACGGCATCGAGCGCTTCTTCCATACCATCAGCGATCCGACCGTTGCGTATCTGCTCCTGAGTCTCGGCGGGCTCGCGCTGATCTACGAGCTGGCCAGCCCGGGAGCCGTGCTGCCCGGCGTGGTCGGTGGGATCTCCGTACTGCTTGCGCTCTACTCCCTCGGCACGCTTCCTATCAACATGGCTGGTGTGGGACTGATTCTGTTTGCCTTGGTCCTCCTGTTCGCGGACCTGGCCGTCGCGGGAAGCGGCGTGCTGACCGTGGGGGGAATCCTTTCGTTTCTTCTCGGCTCGATGCTGCTGGCGACGGCCCCCCAGAGCCAGGCGTTCGTCCGCGTGTCAGCCCCTGCCGTCGTGACCATGTCTCTCGCCTTCGCGGGGTTTTTCACCTTCGTTGTCGCCGCGATTCTGCGTGGCAGGCGGCGGCCAGTCTTCGTCGGGATCGAGACGCTGCCCGGGGCAAGAGGCGTTGCCCGCTCTGACATCGGCGCAAGCGGTACGGTTCTGGTGGATGGCGAGCTGTGGCAGGCGAGCGCCGCTGACCCGGACACGCCGATTCCGTCCGGTTCTCCGGTTCGGGTGGTCTCCGTGAGCGGGCTGCGGGTGGTGGTCCGAGCGGAGTGA